A genomic region of Zalophus californianus isolate mZalCal1 chromosome 11, mZalCal1.pri.v2, whole genome shotgun sequence contains the following coding sequences:
- the RNH1 gene encoding ribonuclease inhibitor isoform X1, with protein MRNLWCARRAVTALGGLARTPEHPWPPPAPRAENTSPRTMNLDIQCQQLSDARWTELLPLIQQYEVVRHRSFHVPTVPHRKVQRAQGPGRASVDVPGPATKASLDDCGLTEVRCKDISSALQANPSLTELSLCTNELGDAGVHLVLQGLQSPTCKIQKLSLQNCCLTKTGCGVLPDVLRSMPTLRELQLSDNPLEDAGLQLLCKGLLDPLCHLEKLRLEYCNLTAASCEALASALRAKRHFRELAVSNNEVGEAGVRVLCRGLVDSACQLEVLKLENCGLTAASCEDLCGVVASKPSLQELDLGDNKLGDQGIATLCPSLLHPSCQIKVLWLWDCDITTAGCRDLCRVLGAKESLKEMSLAGNALGDEGARLLCDSLREPGCRLQSLWVKSCSFTAASCHHFGMMLTQNKHLVELQLSNNKLGDSGVQELCQSLGQPGTTLQVLCLGDCDVANGGCASLASLLLANRSLRELDLSNNCMDEQGILQLMASVEQPGCTLEQLVLYDIYWSEETENSLRALEGRKPGLRIIS; from the exons ATGCGCAACCTCTGGTGCGCGCGGAGGGCGGTGACGGCCCTGGGCGGCCTCGCGCGGACCCCGGAGCACCCCTGGCCGCCCCCCGCGCCTCGCGCAG AAAACACTTCTCCTCGAACCATGAACCTCGACATCCAGTGTCAGCAGCTGAGTGACGCCCGGTGGACAGAGCTCCTGCCTCTGATCCAGCAGTACGAGGTGGTCAG ACATAGGAGCTTTCATGTGCCGACTGTGCCCCACAGGAAGGTTCAGAGAGCACAGGGCCCCGGACGTGCATCTGTGGATGTGCCAGGGCCTGCAACAAAAGCATC GCTGGACGACTGTGGCCTCACGGAGGTGCGGTGCAAGGATATCAGCTCTGCCCTCCAAGCCAACCCCTCCCTGACCGAGCTGAGCCTTTGCACCAACGAGCTGGGTGATGCCGGTGTGCACCTGGTGCTCCAGGGCCTGCAGAGCCCCACGTGCAAGATCCAGAAGCTCAG cctccagaactgctgCCTGACCAAGACTGGCTGTGGGGTCCTACCTGATGTGCTGCGCTCCATGCCCACCCTGCGGGAGCTGCAGCTCAGTGACAACCCGCTGGAGGATGCAGGCCTGCAGCTGCTGTGCAAAGGACTCCTGGACCCCCTGTGCCACCTTGAGAAGCTTCG GCTAGAGTATTGCAACCTGACGGCCGCCAGCTGTGAGGCCCTGGCCTCGGCGCTCAGGGCCAAGCGGCACTTCAGGGAGCTCGCGGTGAGCAACAACGAGGTCGGTGAGGCTGGCGTGCGGGTGCTGTGCCGGGGCCTGGTGGACTCTGCCTGCCAGCTGGAGGTGCTCAA GCTGGAGAACTGCGGCCTCACAGCGGCCAGCTGTGAGGACCTGTGCGGTGTCGTGGCCTCCAAGCCCTCATTGCAGGAGCTGGACCTGGGTGACAACAAGCTGGGCGACCAGGGCATCGCCACGCTGTGCCCCAGCCTGCTGCACCCCAGCTGCCAGATCAAGGTCCTGTG GCTCTGGGACTGTGACATCACCACTGCGGGCTGCAGAGACCTGTGCCGTGTCCTCGGGGCCAAGGAGAGCCTGAAGGAGATGAGCCTGGCGGGCAATGCGCTGGGGGATGAGGGTGCCCGGCTGCTCTGTGACAGCCTGCGGGAGCCTGGCTGCCGGCTGCAGTCCCTGTG GGTGAAGTCCTGCAGCTTTACGGCCGCGAGCTGCCACCACTTCGGCATGATGCTGACCCAAAACAAGCACCTTGTGGAGCTTCAGCTGAGTAACAACAAGCTGGGAGACTCTGGCGTCCAGGAGCTCTGCCAGAGCCTGGGCCAGCCTGGCACCACGCTGCAGGTGCTCTG CCTGGGGGACTGTGATGTGGCCAACGGTGGCTGTGCCAGCCTGGCCTCGCTCCTGCTGGCCAACCGCAGCCTGCGGGAGCTGGACCTCAGCAACAACTGCATGGACGAGCAGGGCATCCTGCAGCTGATGGCGAGCGTGGAGCAGCCGGGCTGCACACTGGAGCAGCTGGT CCTCTACGACATCTACTGGAGCGAGGAGACTGAGAACAGCCTGCGGGCTCTGGAGGGGCGCAAGCCTGGCCTGAGGATCATCTCTTGA
- the RNH1 gene encoding ribonuclease inhibitor isoform X2 has product MRNLWCARRAVTALGGLARTPEHPWPPPAPRAENTSPRTMNLDIQCQQLSDARWTELLPLIQQYEVVRLDDCGLTEVRCKDISSALQANPSLTELSLCTNELGDAGVHLVLQGLQSPTCKIQKLSLQNCCLTKTGCGVLPDVLRSMPTLRELQLSDNPLEDAGLQLLCKGLLDPLCHLEKLRLEYCNLTAASCEALASALRAKRHFRELAVSNNEVGEAGVRVLCRGLVDSACQLEVLKLENCGLTAASCEDLCGVVASKPSLQELDLGDNKLGDQGIATLCPSLLHPSCQIKVLWLWDCDITTAGCRDLCRVLGAKESLKEMSLAGNALGDEGARLLCDSLREPGCRLQSLWVKSCSFTAASCHHFGMMLTQNKHLVELQLSNNKLGDSGVQELCQSLGQPGTTLQVLCLGDCDVANGGCASLASLLLANRSLRELDLSNNCMDEQGILQLMASVEQPGCTLEQLVLYDIYWSEETENSLRALEGRKPGLRIIS; this is encoded by the exons ATGCGCAACCTCTGGTGCGCGCGGAGGGCGGTGACGGCCCTGGGCGGCCTCGCGCGGACCCCGGAGCACCCCTGGCCGCCCCCCGCGCCTCGCGCAG AAAACACTTCTCCTCGAACCATGAACCTCGACATCCAGTGTCAGCAGCTGAGTGACGCCCGGTGGACAGAGCTCCTGCCTCTGATCCAGCAGTACGAGGTGGTCAG GCTGGACGACTGTGGCCTCACGGAGGTGCGGTGCAAGGATATCAGCTCTGCCCTCCAAGCCAACCCCTCCCTGACCGAGCTGAGCCTTTGCACCAACGAGCTGGGTGATGCCGGTGTGCACCTGGTGCTCCAGGGCCTGCAGAGCCCCACGTGCAAGATCCAGAAGCTCAG cctccagaactgctgCCTGACCAAGACTGGCTGTGGGGTCCTACCTGATGTGCTGCGCTCCATGCCCACCCTGCGGGAGCTGCAGCTCAGTGACAACCCGCTGGAGGATGCAGGCCTGCAGCTGCTGTGCAAAGGACTCCTGGACCCCCTGTGCCACCTTGAGAAGCTTCG GCTAGAGTATTGCAACCTGACGGCCGCCAGCTGTGAGGCCCTGGCCTCGGCGCTCAGGGCCAAGCGGCACTTCAGGGAGCTCGCGGTGAGCAACAACGAGGTCGGTGAGGCTGGCGTGCGGGTGCTGTGCCGGGGCCTGGTGGACTCTGCCTGCCAGCTGGAGGTGCTCAA GCTGGAGAACTGCGGCCTCACAGCGGCCAGCTGTGAGGACCTGTGCGGTGTCGTGGCCTCCAAGCCCTCATTGCAGGAGCTGGACCTGGGTGACAACAAGCTGGGCGACCAGGGCATCGCCACGCTGTGCCCCAGCCTGCTGCACCCCAGCTGCCAGATCAAGGTCCTGTG GCTCTGGGACTGTGACATCACCACTGCGGGCTGCAGAGACCTGTGCCGTGTCCTCGGGGCCAAGGAGAGCCTGAAGGAGATGAGCCTGGCGGGCAATGCGCTGGGGGATGAGGGTGCCCGGCTGCTCTGTGACAGCCTGCGGGAGCCTGGCTGCCGGCTGCAGTCCCTGTG GGTGAAGTCCTGCAGCTTTACGGCCGCGAGCTGCCACCACTTCGGCATGATGCTGACCCAAAACAAGCACCTTGTGGAGCTTCAGCTGAGTAACAACAAGCTGGGAGACTCTGGCGTCCAGGAGCTCTGCCAGAGCCTGGGCCAGCCTGGCACCACGCTGCAGGTGCTCTG CCTGGGGGACTGTGATGTGGCCAACGGTGGCTGTGCCAGCCTGGCCTCGCTCCTGCTGGCCAACCGCAGCCTGCGGGAGCTGGACCTCAGCAACAACTGCATGGACGAGCAGGGCATCCTGCAGCTGATGGCGAGCGTGGAGCAGCCGGGCTGCACACTGGAGCAGCTGGT CCTCTACGACATCTACTGGAGCGAGGAGACTGAGAACAGCCTGCGGGCTCTGGAGGGGCGCAAGCCTGGCCTGAGGATCATCTCTTGA
- the RNH1 gene encoding ribonuclease inhibitor isoform X3, whose protein sequence is MNLDIQCQQLSDARWTELLPLIQQYEVVRHRSFHVPTVPHRKVQRAQGPGRASVDVPGPATKASLDDCGLTEVRCKDISSALQANPSLTELSLCTNELGDAGVHLVLQGLQSPTCKIQKLSLQNCCLTKTGCGVLPDVLRSMPTLRELQLSDNPLEDAGLQLLCKGLLDPLCHLEKLRLEYCNLTAASCEALASALRAKRHFRELAVSNNEVGEAGVRVLCRGLVDSACQLEVLKLENCGLTAASCEDLCGVVASKPSLQELDLGDNKLGDQGIATLCPSLLHPSCQIKVLWLWDCDITTAGCRDLCRVLGAKESLKEMSLAGNALGDEGARLLCDSLREPGCRLQSLWVKSCSFTAASCHHFGMMLTQNKHLVELQLSNNKLGDSGVQELCQSLGQPGTTLQVLCLGDCDVANGGCASLASLLLANRSLRELDLSNNCMDEQGILQLMASVEQPGCTLEQLVLYDIYWSEETENSLRALEGRKPGLRIIS, encoded by the exons ATGAACCTCGACATCCAGTGTCAGCAGCTGAGTGACGCCCGGTGGACAGAGCTCCTGCCTCTGATCCAGCAGTACGAGGTGGTCAG ACATAGGAGCTTTCATGTGCCGACTGTGCCCCACAGGAAGGTTCAGAGAGCACAGGGCCCCGGACGTGCATCTGTGGATGTGCCAGGGCCTGCAACAAAAGCATC GCTGGACGACTGTGGCCTCACGGAGGTGCGGTGCAAGGATATCAGCTCTGCCCTCCAAGCCAACCCCTCCCTGACCGAGCTGAGCCTTTGCACCAACGAGCTGGGTGATGCCGGTGTGCACCTGGTGCTCCAGGGCCTGCAGAGCCCCACGTGCAAGATCCAGAAGCTCAG cctccagaactgctgCCTGACCAAGACTGGCTGTGGGGTCCTACCTGATGTGCTGCGCTCCATGCCCACCCTGCGGGAGCTGCAGCTCAGTGACAACCCGCTGGAGGATGCAGGCCTGCAGCTGCTGTGCAAAGGACTCCTGGACCCCCTGTGCCACCTTGAGAAGCTTCG GCTAGAGTATTGCAACCTGACGGCCGCCAGCTGTGAGGCCCTGGCCTCGGCGCTCAGGGCCAAGCGGCACTTCAGGGAGCTCGCGGTGAGCAACAACGAGGTCGGTGAGGCTGGCGTGCGGGTGCTGTGCCGGGGCCTGGTGGACTCTGCCTGCCAGCTGGAGGTGCTCAA GCTGGAGAACTGCGGCCTCACAGCGGCCAGCTGTGAGGACCTGTGCGGTGTCGTGGCCTCCAAGCCCTCATTGCAGGAGCTGGACCTGGGTGACAACAAGCTGGGCGACCAGGGCATCGCCACGCTGTGCCCCAGCCTGCTGCACCCCAGCTGCCAGATCAAGGTCCTGTG GCTCTGGGACTGTGACATCACCACTGCGGGCTGCAGAGACCTGTGCCGTGTCCTCGGGGCCAAGGAGAGCCTGAAGGAGATGAGCCTGGCGGGCAATGCGCTGGGGGATGAGGGTGCCCGGCTGCTCTGTGACAGCCTGCGGGAGCCTGGCTGCCGGCTGCAGTCCCTGTG GGTGAAGTCCTGCAGCTTTACGGCCGCGAGCTGCCACCACTTCGGCATGATGCTGACCCAAAACAAGCACCTTGTGGAGCTTCAGCTGAGTAACAACAAGCTGGGAGACTCTGGCGTCCAGGAGCTCTGCCAGAGCCTGGGCCAGCCTGGCACCACGCTGCAGGTGCTCTG CCTGGGGGACTGTGATGTGGCCAACGGTGGCTGTGCCAGCCTGGCCTCGCTCCTGCTGGCCAACCGCAGCCTGCGGGAGCTGGACCTCAGCAACAACTGCATGGACGAGCAGGGCATCCTGCAGCTGATGGCGAGCGTGGAGCAGCCGGGCTGCACACTGGAGCAGCTGGT CCTCTACGACATCTACTGGAGCGAGGAGACTGAGAACAGCCTGCGGGCTCTGGAGGGGCGCAAGCCTGGCCTGAGGATCATCTCTTGA
- the RNH1 gene encoding ribonuclease inhibitor isoform X4: protein MNLDIQCQQLSDARWTELLPLIQQYEVVRLDDCGLTEVRCKDISSALQANPSLTELSLCTNELGDAGVHLVLQGLQSPTCKIQKLSLQNCCLTKTGCGVLPDVLRSMPTLRELQLSDNPLEDAGLQLLCKGLLDPLCHLEKLRLEYCNLTAASCEALASALRAKRHFRELAVSNNEVGEAGVRVLCRGLVDSACQLEVLKLENCGLTAASCEDLCGVVASKPSLQELDLGDNKLGDQGIATLCPSLLHPSCQIKVLWLWDCDITTAGCRDLCRVLGAKESLKEMSLAGNALGDEGARLLCDSLREPGCRLQSLWVKSCSFTAASCHHFGMMLTQNKHLVELQLSNNKLGDSGVQELCQSLGQPGTTLQVLCLGDCDVANGGCASLASLLLANRSLRELDLSNNCMDEQGILQLMASVEQPGCTLEQLVLYDIYWSEETENSLRALEGRKPGLRIIS from the exons ATGAACCTCGACATCCAGTGTCAGCAGCTGAGTGACGCCCGGTGGACAGAGCTCCTGCCTCTGATCCAGCAGTACGAGGTGGTCAG GCTGGACGACTGTGGCCTCACGGAGGTGCGGTGCAAGGATATCAGCTCTGCCCTCCAAGCCAACCCCTCCCTGACCGAGCTGAGCCTTTGCACCAACGAGCTGGGTGATGCCGGTGTGCACCTGGTGCTCCAGGGCCTGCAGAGCCCCACGTGCAAGATCCAGAAGCTCAG cctccagaactgctgCCTGACCAAGACTGGCTGTGGGGTCCTACCTGATGTGCTGCGCTCCATGCCCACCCTGCGGGAGCTGCAGCTCAGTGACAACCCGCTGGAGGATGCAGGCCTGCAGCTGCTGTGCAAAGGACTCCTGGACCCCCTGTGCCACCTTGAGAAGCTTCG GCTAGAGTATTGCAACCTGACGGCCGCCAGCTGTGAGGCCCTGGCCTCGGCGCTCAGGGCCAAGCGGCACTTCAGGGAGCTCGCGGTGAGCAACAACGAGGTCGGTGAGGCTGGCGTGCGGGTGCTGTGCCGGGGCCTGGTGGACTCTGCCTGCCAGCTGGAGGTGCTCAA GCTGGAGAACTGCGGCCTCACAGCGGCCAGCTGTGAGGACCTGTGCGGTGTCGTGGCCTCCAAGCCCTCATTGCAGGAGCTGGACCTGGGTGACAACAAGCTGGGCGACCAGGGCATCGCCACGCTGTGCCCCAGCCTGCTGCACCCCAGCTGCCAGATCAAGGTCCTGTG GCTCTGGGACTGTGACATCACCACTGCGGGCTGCAGAGACCTGTGCCGTGTCCTCGGGGCCAAGGAGAGCCTGAAGGAGATGAGCCTGGCGGGCAATGCGCTGGGGGATGAGGGTGCCCGGCTGCTCTGTGACAGCCTGCGGGAGCCTGGCTGCCGGCTGCAGTCCCTGTG GGTGAAGTCCTGCAGCTTTACGGCCGCGAGCTGCCACCACTTCGGCATGATGCTGACCCAAAACAAGCACCTTGTGGAGCTTCAGCTGAGTAACAACAAGCTGGGAGACTCTGGCGTCCAGGAGCTCTGCCAGAGCCTGGGCCAGCCTGGCACCACGCTGCAGGTGCTCTG CCTGGGGGACTGTGATGTGGCCAACGGTGGCTGTGCCAGCCTGGCCTCGCTCCTGCTGGCCAACCGCAGCCTGCGGGAGCTGGACCTCAGCAACAACTGCATGGACGAGCAGGGCATCCTGCAGCTGATGGCGAGCGTGGAGCAGCCGGGCTGCACACTGGAGCAGCTGGT CCTCTACGACATCTACTGGAGCGAGGAGACTGAGAACAGCCTGCGGGCTCTGGAGGGGCGCAAGCCTGGCCTGAGGATCATCTCTTGA